A genome region from Methanobacterium aggregans includes the following:
- a CDS encoding beta strand repeat-containing protein, with translation MVSVSAVSATDIYVNTTGNDTIGSGTAENPFLTIEKGVNTAKAGDNVNIADGTYSGTGNTNITINKNMNITGQSQAGTIINGTSNNWIFRISKDMTVTIKNITLTQGNTTGTGGAIDNRGTLTVVNCNFTDNHANTHGGAIFNEKNLTVSNCTFNNNDATYYGGAIQNGNILYPERSRLNVQDSSFTDNHAGNGGAISNWGTSIIASSNFTSNNALEGSGGAIYNDGGIPFVGNLTVTNSNFTKNVAGDYNIGNPYGHGYGGAICTKYGDLNVDGCTFTGENALRGEGGAIYSLRSNSKVTSSSFTGNWVYRGSGGAIYSEGTSFNPNVLTVINCSFIKNIAQTDGGAIGSWGSSIINITGSNFTNNTANNYYGGAIKIYGTLTVTDCSFTNNTSNYFGGAIGNHGVCTVTSSSFLNNTSREGGAIWGSGRYVKVTNSNFTGNLATNGNWGYGGGAIGTMCNLDVINCTFTANNASYDGAAIWNSNVTQIVNCTFTNNHAESGAIWNTGDGTCTVTGSSFIGNTAGFGAGIENYGIITIDRSSFLNNRASNGGAISHLGKSLTITNSNFTGNMAINGGVIWAAYNSHSSTGPFSISRCIFTGNRAVQGSVVWNDRGSDTGVMHFNRIFGNTGKGDVYSASGAVDAENNWWGDNFNGTHPGAAGRVNSNVDADPWIVLRWSASPTTLVGLSGTSTATADMRYNSNDVIPGGSLPDGTVTFAVNNSGNLNPVNGTMGSTMVATTFTPTKYGLSTITATVDGFSLSTSVLVEGTSTSLTVGAASGYKGDNTTLTARLWDTDSNKAVAGETVDFYVNGVYVGQGTTDANGVARYTYSITQNVGTYTINATFNATTQYEPSNGTNTLTVDATPTSLTVGAASGYKGDNTTLIAILWDTAHDRAVAGETVDFYVNGDYVGQGTTDSNGLATCNYSIIQNTGTYTTNATFNATTQYAAANGADTLTVDATPTSLTVDNVTGNKGTNVTLKATLTDTAHNVVISGKNVTFKVNGTTVGTVTTDANGVATLLYNIKLVGGNYTVDAVFAADDQYAGSNVTGTLKVPQSSIYVVVTSSKKDPGIGETFTLTYKLGNNGPDEAENVTITIPLPEGFELSNISGDGNWTYNETRRTITWTFTDLAVGDPYLYITGKLGAAGAYLFSSSIAADTYNSGAEGVTPITINVEDPVAQVNAAGSTVAMQETGTPINYLLIAVLVVLSGLMVPKKK, from the coding sequence ATAGAAAAAGGAGTAAACACAGCAAAAGCAGGAGATAATGTAAACATTGCAGACGGAACATACAGTGGAACAGGAAACACAAACATCACCATCAATAAAAACATGAACATAACAGGTCAAAGCCAGGCTGGAACCATAATAAATGGAACAAGTAACAACTGGATCTTCAGGATTTCAAAGGATATGACAGTAACAATCAAAAACATAACATTGACCCAAGGAAATACAACTGGTACTGGTGGTGCTATCGATAATAGAGGTACTTTGACTGTGGTTAACTGTAACTTTACAGATAACCACGCAAATACTCACGGTGGTGCCATTTTCAATGAAAAAAACTTAACTGTGAGTAATTGTACATTCAACAACAACGATGCAACATATTACGGTGGTGCCATACAAAACGGGAACATCTTATATCCAGAAAGAAGTAGATTAAATGTACAAGACAGCAGCTTCACAGACAACCATGCTGGTAATGGGGGTGCAATCTCCAACTGGGGTACCTCTATAATCGCAAGCAGCAACTTCACAAGTAACAATGCATTGGAGGGATCTGGTGGTGCAATCTACAATGATGGTGGCATTCCCTTTGTAGGTAATTTAACTGTCACCAACAGCAACTTCACAAAAAACGTCGCAGGTGATTACAACATTGGCAATCCCTATGGTCATGGTTACGGTGGTGCAATTTGTACCAAGTACGGTGACCTGAATGTGGATGGTTGTACTTTCACAGGAGAAAATGCATTACGTGGAGAAGGTGGTGCAATCTACAGTCTGAGGAGCAATTCTAAGGTTACCAGCAGCAGCTTCACAGGCAACTGGGTCTACCGTGGAAGTGGTGGTGCAATCTACAGTGAAGGTACATCCTTCAATCCAAATGTGTTGACCGTGATCAATTGTAGTTTCATAAAAAACATTGCACAGACCGATGGAGGTGCTATAGGCAGCTGGGGCAGTTCTATTATTAATATAACTGGCAGTAATTTCACAAACAACACTGCAAACAATTACTATGGTGGAGCCATCAAAATCTATGGTACATTAACTGTTACTGATTGCAGCTTCACAAACAACACATCAAATTATTTTGGTGGCGCCATCGGCAATCACGGAGTATGCACAGTAACAAGTAGCAGTTTCCTGAATAACACCTCACGAGAAGGGGGGGCCATATGGGGTAGTGGACGTTATGTAAAAGTTACTAACTCCAATTTCACAGGTAACCTTGCAACCAATGGTAACTGGGGTTACGGTGGGGGTGCCATCGGTACAATGTGTAACTTGGATGTGATCAACTGTACATTCACAGCCAACAATGCAAGTTACGACGGCGCTGCCATATGGAACAGCAACGTCACACAGATAGTCAACTGTACATTTACCAATAACCATGCGGAAAGCGGTGCAATATGGAACACAGGTGACGGTACCTGTACAGTTACAGGCAGCAGTTTCATAGGTAACACTGCAGGTTTTGGAGCTGGTATCGAGAATTATGGTATCATAACCATTGACAGAAGCAGCTTCCTAAACAACAGGGCAAGTAACGGTGGAGCAATTTCCCATTTAGGTAAAAGCTTGACCATCACCAACAGCAACTTCACAGGTAACATGGCAATAAATGGTGGAGTTATCTGGGCTGCTTATAATAGTCATTCTTCTACAGGCCCATTTTCTATAAGCCGCTGTATCTTCACAGGTAACAGGGCAGTGCAGGGCAGTGTTGTATGGAATGATAGAGGTTCAGATACTGGTGTAATGCACTTCAACCGCATATTTGGAAATACGGGAAAGGGTGATGTGTATTCTGCCAGCGGAGCAGTAGATGCAGAGAACAACTGGTGGGGTGACAACTTCAACGGAACCCATCCAGGTGCAGCCGGAAGGGTGAACAGCAACGTTGATGCTGATCCATGGATCGTGCTCAGATGGAGTGCTTCCCCTACAACTCTGGTTGGTCTCTCAGGCACTTCAACCGCAACTGCAGATATGAGGTACAACTCCAACGACGTTATTCCAGGCGGATCACTGCCAGATGGAACAGTTACATTTGCAGTTAACAATTCAGGAAACCTCAACCCAGTGAATGGGACCATGGGCAGCACAATGGTTGCAACAACCTTTACTCCTACGAAGTACGGTTTGAGCACAATAACTGCAACTGTGGATGGTTTTTCACTCAGTACGTCGGTTCTTGTGGAGGGAACATCAACCAGTTTAACTGTCGGCGCTGCTTCAGGCTACAAAGGAGACAACACAACCCTAACAGCAAGACTATGGGACACAGACAGTAACAAGGCTGTTGCTGGTGAAACCGTTGACTTCTACGTGAACGGTGTCTACGTGGGCCAGGGAACCACTGATGCAAACGGTGTTGCAAGATACACCTACAGTATAACACAGAACGTTGGAACCTACACCATAAACGCAACCTTCAACGCAACCACACAATACGAACCTAGCAATGGAACAAACACCCTTACTGTGGATGCAACACCAACCAGTTTAACTGTTGGTGCAGCTTCAGGCTACAAAGGAGACAACACAACCCTAATCGCAATTCTGTGGGACACAGCACATGACAGAGCAGTTGCTGGTGAAACCGTTGACTTCTACGTGAACGGTGATTATGTAGGCCAGGGAACCACTGACAGCAACGGTTTGGCAACCTGCAACTACAGCATCATCCAGAACACAGGAACCTACACCACAAACGCAACATTCAACGCAACAACGCAGTATGCAGCCGCCAACGGAGCAGATACTCTAACTGTGGATGCAACACCGACCAGTTTAACCGTTGATAATGTAACTGGAAACAAAGGCACAAATGTGACTTTGAAAGCAACTTTAACTGACACTGCCCATAACGTGGTTATCAGCGGTAAAAACGTGACTTTCAAGGTGAACGGTACAACTGTGGGCACCGTTACAACCGATGCCAACGGGGTGGCTACTCTGCTGTACAACATCAAACTTGTGGGTGGAAACTACACCGTTGATGCAGTATTTGCTGCAGATGATCAGTACGCAGGTTCCAATGTTACAGGAACACTCAAGGTTCCACAGTCCAGTATCTATGTTGTGGTAACAAGCAGTAAAAAGGATCCAGGCATCGGTGAAACATTCACCCTGACCTACAAGCTCGGGAACAACGGACCAGATGAAGCAGAGAATGTTACAATAACCATCCCATTGCCTGAAGGCTTTGAATTAAGCAACATCAGTGGTGATGGAAACTGGACCTACAACGAAACAAGGAGAACCATAACATGGACCTTCACAGACCTTGCAGTGGGTGACCCGTACCTCTACATTACAGGTAAACTCGGTGCAGCTGGAGCTTATTTATTCAGTTCCTCAATAGCTGCAGACACCTACAACAGTGGCGCAGAGGGAGTAACTCCAATAACCATCAACGTGGAAGATCCAGTAGCACAGGTAAATGCAGCTGGCAGCACAGTGGCAATGCAGGAAACAGGAACACCAATAAACTACCTTTTAATTGCAGTACTCGTGGTTTTAAGTGGATTGATGGTACCTAAAAAGAAATAA